One Brassica oleracea var. oleracea cultivar TO1000 chromosome C7, BOL, whole genome shotgun sequence genomic window carries:
- the LOC106303263 gene encoding uncharacterized protein LOC106303263: protein MGLDYSYTQPSDSEEYGGNTADSGYSETEDLIRQDQAEIDTQRAPVQYPPQPEVEFGFPQTCYCGARPLLATSQSRNDPGRLYYTCANVADGDCHVWKWWDVAVMEEMRARDTHTLQLAEKVDYLAGMSDYRTELNKIKDLQYETEPKMVRVEKLVSELGNKKSTSTNGFGFEYFVGVIVIVLVLIEFFEIPDIIPEPKERKKRIFIERNREDGHMKLWNDYFSETPTYPPNIFRRRFRMNKPLFLRIVHRLSTHVDYFQPSEDAVGRASLSPLQKCTAAIRQLAYGGGADTVDEYVRLGETTARKCLYQFTAGIIHLFGDEYLRRPTPEDLQRLLHIGEQRGFPGMVGSIDCMHWEWKNCPTAWKGMYSRGTGKPTIVLEAVASSDLWIWHAFFGAPGTMNDLNILDRSPVFDEIINGNAPQVNFYVNGSEYHLGYYLADGIYPKWATFIQSIRLPQGPKNCLFAKKQEAVRKDVERAFGVLQARFAVVRNPSNLWDKNKIGNIIKTCIILHNMIVEDERDSYTQHASEFQQGEDVDHTFVVKRTKSLEASMKNQSSSIYLQIYTERSNAISVSLLSDGYIHQLSPHKI, encoded by the exons ATGGGACTTGATTACAGCTATACTCAGCCTTCTGATTCAGAGGAGTACGGTGGCAACACAGCTGACAGTGGGTACAGCGAAACAGAAGATCTAATTCGTCAGGACCAAGCTGAGATTGACACCCAGCGAGCGCCGGTTCAGTACCCTCCTCAACCCGAAGTTGAGTTCGGCTTCCCTCAAACATGCTATTGCGGTGCTCGTCCACTTCTAGCAACATCTCAAAGTAGAAACGATCCAGGTAGATTGTACTATACGTGTGCAAATGTTGCTGATGGAGATTGCCATGTCTGGAAATGGTGGGATGTGGCTGTAATGGAGGAGATGAGAGCCAGGGATACTCACACACTTCAGTTGGCTGAGAAGGTTGATTATCTTGCCGGTATGAGCGACTACCGGACAGAGCTTAACAAGATTAAGGATCTCCAATACGAGACTGAGCCGAAAATGGTAAGGGTAGAAAAGCTAGTGTCTGAGTTAGGTAATAAGAAATCAACGTCTACCAATGGCTTTGGCTTTGAATATTTTGTAGGTGTAATCGTTATTGTGTTAGTTTTAATAG AATTTTTTGAAATCCCTGATATTATTCCCGAACCAAAAGAGCGAAAAAAACGCATTTTTATCGAGAGAAACCGAGAAGATGGCCACATGAAGCTTTGGAATGATTATTTTTCTGAAACTCCTACATATCCACCCAATATATTCCGCCGACGGTTCCGAATGAACAAACCATTGTTCTTGCGTATTGTGCATCGTCTCTCTACACATGTAGACTATTTTCAGCCATCAGAAGATGCAGTCGGACGGGCTAGTCTATCTCCGCTCCAAAAATGTACCGCAGCAATTCGTCAATTAGCGTATGGTGGTGGGGCTGATACAGTTGACGAGTATGTGCGACTTGGTGAAACAACAGCTCGAAAATGTTTGTACCAATTTACCGCCGGAATAATCCACTTGTTTGGCGATGAATACCTAAGACGTCCCACCCCGGAGGATCTGCAAAGACTACTCCACATTGGAGAACAACGTGGATTTCCAGGGATGGTTGGAAGCATCGACTGTATGCATTGGGAGTGGAAGAATTGCCCCACCGCTTGGAAAGGAATGTATTCACGAGGAACCGGAAAACCAACAATTGTGTTGGAGGCGGTAGCTTCATCGGACCTCTGGATCTGGCACGCGTTTTTTGGAGCTCCAGGTACTATGAACGATCTTAATATTCTTGATCGATCACCTGTTTTTGATGAAATTATTAACGGAAACGCTCCACAAGTCAATTTCTATGTCAACGGAAGTGAGTACCATTTGGGTTACTATCTCGCCGATGGCATTTATCCGAAATGGGCTACTTTTATTCAATCTATCCGACTACCACAAGGTCCAAAAAATTGTTTATTTGCTAAAAAACAAGAAGCTGTCCGAAAAGATGTTGAGCGCGCCTTCGGAGTCCTGCAAGCTAGATTCGCCGTTGTTAGAAATCCATCTAATTTATGGGATAAAAACAAAATAGGAAATATTATTAAGACATGTATAATACTCCATAATATGATTGTCGAAGATGAACGAGATTCATACACTCAACACGCTTCAGAATTTCAACAAGGAGAAGATGTGGATCATACATTTGTAGTCAAGAGGACTAAAAGTCTTG
- the LOC106304626 gene encoding UDP-glycosyltransferase 72E1-like yields the protein MEAMQTTKPHAAMFASPGMGHVIPVIELAKRLAGSHGFHITIFVLEADAASVQSQFLNSPGCVANLFDVVGLPSPDISGMVDPSAFFGIKLLIMMRETVPILREKIAEMKHKPTALIVDVLGLYALRLGEEFNMLTYVFIASNARFLAVAMYFPTLDKDVEEEHIIKKKPLALPGCEPVRFEDTLEPFRDRTDPIYQECVPLGLLYPTADGLIVNTWDDMEPKTLRSLQDPKLLGRIARVPVYPIGPICRPVDPSKTNHPVLDWLNKQPDELVLYISFGSGGSLSAKQLTELAWGLELSQQRFVWVVRPPVDGLPCSAYFSVNNSGIQDSTPDYLPEEFVSRTHERGLVVPSWAPQAEILAHKAVGGFLTHCGWNSILESIVNGVPMIAWPLFADQKLNATLLNEELGIAVRSKKLPSEEMTSRVEIEALVRRVMVGEEGCKMRDKVKKLKVTAAEAVSCNGGSAHKSLLGVAQQCQRLLDRASGMARGA from the coding sequence ATGGAAGCTATGCAGACTACAAAACCACACGCCGCCATGTTCGCCAGCCCAGGAATGGGCCACGTCATCCCGGTGATCGAACTCGCAAAGCGTTTAGCTGGATCCCACGGCTTCCACATCACAATCTTCGTCCTTGAAGCCGACGCAGCCTCCGTTCAATCCCAGTTTCTCAACTCACCTGGCTGCGTTGCCAACCTTTTTGACGTTGTCGGCCTCCCGTCTCCGGACATCTCTGGCATGGTTGACCCGTCAGCCTTTTTCGGGATCAAGCTGTTGATCATGATGCGTGAGACTGTTCCCATCCTCCGAGAAAAGATCGCTGAGATGAAGCACAAACCAACGGCTCTTATCGTAGACGTGCTTGGCCTGTACGCATTACGGCTCGGTGAAGAGTTCAACATGTTGACTTATGTCTTCATCGCTTCAAACGCACGTTTCCTCGCGGTGGCTATGTACTTCCCAACACTGGACAAAGACGTGGAAGAAGAGCACATAATAAAAAAGAAACCCTTAGCTCTACCGGGATGTGAACCGGTTCGGTTTGAGGACACTCTTGAACCGTTTCGTGACCGGACGGACCCGATTTACCAGGAATGTGTTCCTCTTGGTTTGTTGTACCCAACGGCTGATGGGTTAATTGTGAATACATGGGATGATATGGAGCCCAAAACCTTGAGATCACTTCAAGACCCAAAGCTCCTTGGTCGGATTGCTCGTGTTCCGGTTTATCCAATTGGTCCTATATGCAGACCGGTTGATCCATCTAAAACCAATCATCCTGTTTTGGATTGGTTAAACAAACAACCGGACGAGTTAGTGCTTTACATCTCATTTGGAAGTGGCGGCTCTCTCTCAGCTAAACAACTAACTGAACTGGCTTGGGGGCTTGAGCTGAGTCAGCAACGGTTCGTTTGGGTGGTCCGACCACCAGTGGACGGTTTACCTTGCAGCGCATATTTCTCGGTTAACAATAGTGGGATACAAGATAGCACGCCAGATTATCTACCAGAAGAGTTCGTTAGCCGAACTCACGAGAGAGGCCTTGTAGTCCCTTCATGGGCTCCTCAGGCTGAGATCCTGGCCCACAAGGCTGTTGGTGGGTTCTTGACTCATTGTGGTTGGAACTCAATTCTAGAGAGCATTGTTAATGGTGTTCCAATGATTGCTTGGCCGCTTTTTGCGGACCAGAAGCTGAATGCAACGCTGCTTAATGAAGAGCTTGGAATCGCTGTCCGGTCTAAGAAACTGCCGTCTGAAGAGATGACTTCAAGGGTAGAAATCGAGGCGTTGGTGAGGAGGGTTATGGTAGGAGAGGAAGGTTGTAAGATGAGAGATAAGGTGAAGAAGCTGAAAGTCACAGCAGCTGAGGCGGTGAGTTGTAACGGTGGATCGGCGCACAAATCTCTGTTGGGAGTTGCACAGCAGTGCCAGCGCCTTTTGGACCGAGCCAGTGGGATGGCACGTGGTGCCTAA
- the LOC106302144 gene encoding UDP-glycosyltransferase 72E1, giving the protein MQITRPHAAMFASPGMGHIIPVIELGKRLAGTHGFQVTIFVLEADAASAQSQFLNSPGCDVTLIDIIGLPSPDISGLVDPSAFFAIKLLTMMRKTIPTLRSKIEEMQHKPTALIVDLFGLDALRLGEEFNMLTYVFMTTNARFLAVALYFPTLEKDVEDEHIIKKKPLAIPGCEPVRFEDTLETLLDRTDQIYQVFVPFGLVFPTADGIIVNTWDDMEPKTLKSLRDPNLLGRIARVPLYPIGPLCRPVDPSKTNHPVLDWLNKQPDESVLYISFGSGGSLSATQLTELAWGLELSQQRFVWVVHPPVDGSSCSEYISANSSEVQDGTPQYLPKEFTSRTHERGLVVSSWAPQAEILAHQAVGGFLTHCGWNSILESVVSGVPMIAWPLFAEQKMNATLLNEELGVAIRSRKLPSEEVVLRVEIESLVRRIMVEEEGCEMREKVKKLKDTAEMSLSCDSGSSYESLSRVAKECDRLLERDIMARGA; this is encoded by the coding sequence ATGCAGATTACAAGACCACATGCGGCCATGTTCGCTAGCCCTGGAATGGGCCACATCATTCCCGTGATCGAGCTTGGGAAACGCTTAGCCGGAACCCACGGATTCCAAGTCACCATCTTTGTCCTTGAAGCCGACGCAGCCTCCGCCCAATCCCAATTTCTCAACTCACCTGGCTGCGATGTAACCCTTATTGACATCATCGGTCTCCCGTCTCCGGATATCTCCGGTTTAGTGGACCCATCAGCCTTTTTCGCGATCAAGCTCTTGACCATGATGCGTAAGACCATACCAACCCTTCGATCAAAGATCGAGGAGATGCAGCACAAACCAACGGCTCTGATCGTAGACTTGTTTGGCTTGGACGCATTACGGCTTGGTGAAGAGTTCAACATGTTGACTTATGTATTCATGACTACAAATGCACGTTTTCTTGCAGTGGCTTTGTACTTCCCAACGCTTGAGAAAGACGTTGAAGACGAACACATAATCAAGAAGAAACCGTTGGCTATACCTGGATGTGAACCGGTTCGGTTTGAGGATACTCTTGAAACACTCCTTGACCGAACCGACCAGATATATCAAGTATTTGTTCCTTTTGGTTTGGTTTTCCCAACGGCTGATGGTATTATTGTGAATACATGGGATGATATGGAGCCCAAAACTTTGAAATCTCTTCGAGACCCAAACCTCTTGGGTCGAATTGCTCGTGTACCGCTTTATCCAATAGGTCCTTTATGCAGACCGGTTGATCCATCAAAAACCAACCATCCGGTTTTGGATTGGTTAAACAAGCAACCGGACGAGTCGGTGCTTTACATCTCATTTGGAAGCGGCGGCTCTCTCTCGGCTACACAGCTAACGGAACTGGCTTGGGGGCTCGAGTTGAGTCAGCAAAGGTTCGTTTGGGTGGTTCATCCCCCGGTAGATGGTTCATCTTGCAGCGAGTATATCTCTGCTAATAGTAGCGAAGTACAAGACGGTACGCCACAATATCTACCAAAAGAGTTTACTAGCCGGACTCACGAGAGAGGCCTTGTGGTCTCTTCGTGGGCACCACAAGCCGAGATCCTAGCCCACCAAGCCGTTGGTGGGTTTCTAACTCACTGTGGCTGGAACTCAATTCTTGAAAGTGTTGTTAGCGGCGTCCCAATGATTGCTTGGCCGCTTTTTGCTGAGCAGAAAATGAATGCGACGTTGCTCAACGAGGAGCTAGGAGTAGCAATCCGGTCTAGAAAACTGCCGTCGGAGGAAGTGGTTTTGAGGGTGGAGATTGAGTCGTTGGTGAGAAGGATTATGGTGGAGGAGGAAGGTTGCGAGATGAGAGAGAAGGTGAAGAAGTTAAAGGATACGGCGGAGATGTCGTTGAGCTGTGATAGTGGATCGTCGTATGAATCGCTATCGAGAGTGGCAAAGGAATGCGACCGTCTTTTGGAGCGTGACATAATGGCTCGTGGTGCCTAG